From Etheostoma cragini isolate CJK2018 chromosome 14, CSU_Ecrag_1.0, whole genome shotgun sequence, the proteins below share one genomic window:
- the LOC117956486 gene encoding gastrula zinc finger protein XlCGF8.2DB-like: protein METEADGEDCGGPEPARNSHPLLQPETEDQTGDSSETDDSDWSQTNEARSGLAAAQKRSKSAESNAGSPAKERPFPCSYCGKRFSLKGNLNRHIRDHTGERPFPCTGCDKSFKDSGSLTAHMRCHTGEQPYSCLFCGKNFSGRGNMTRHMRIHTGEKPFSCSLCSKSFHVKEHLSRHIKYHTGEKPFSCLVCGKGCAQKTDLKKHMRVHTGEKPFSCPFCGKSCSEKGDLTKHMRVHTGEKPFSCNVCGKSCAQKGSLKIHMRVHTGEKPFSCSVCAKRFTVTGHLKRHMKLHADDAHSPSDNQQEVEASDKQQEVEALDTS from the coding sequence atggaaacagaagctgatggagaggactgtggaggaccagaaccagccaggaactcacatccacttttacaaccagagactgaagatcagactggagactcttcgGAGACGGACGACAGCGACTGGTCTCAGACTAACGAAGCTCGCTCGGGTTTAGCGGCGGCTCAGAAACGTAGCAAGTCTGCAGAGAGCAATGCTGGTTCTCCGGCCAAGGAGCGTCCGTTTCCCTGCTCGTACTGTGGCAAGAGATTCAGCTTGAAGGGAAACCTAAACCGACACATCCGAGACCACACGGGCGAGCGCCCATTTCCTTGCACCGGTTGCGACAAGTCGTTCAAGGACAGCGGCTCTCTGACGGCGCACATGCGCTGCCACACGGGCGAGCAGCCGTACAGTTGCCTGTTCTGCGGGAAGAACTTCAGCGGCAGAGGCAACATGACGCGGCACATGAGGATCCACACGGGggagaaacctttcagctgctcgcTGTGCAGCAAGAGCTTCCACGTCAAAGAGCACCTGAGCCGACACATTAAGTACCACACAGGGGAGAAGCCCTTCAGCTGCTTGGTGTGTGGAAAGGGCTGCGCGCAGAAGACCGACCTGAAGAAACACATGAGGGTGCACACGGGCGAGAAGcccttcagctgtcctttctGCGGAAAGAGCTGCTCCGAGAAGGGAGACCTGACCAAGCACATGCGCGTGCACACGGGCGAGAAGCCGTTCAGCTGCAACGTGTGCGGGAAGAGCTGCGCGCAGAAAGGCAGCCTGAAGATCCACATGAGGGTGCACACGGGCGAGAAGCCCTTCAGCTGCTCGGTCTGCGCCAAGCGCTTCACCGTCACCGGGCATCTCAAGAGACACATGAAGCTGCACGCCGACGACGCACACTCTCCTTCAGACAATCAACAGGAAGTGGAAGCTTCGGACAAACAACAGGAAGTGGAAGCTTTGGACACATCATGA
- the LOC117956475 gene encoding gastrula zinc finger protein XlCGF57.1-like isoform X2, whose translation MKHAEKHLAEAPCVCGLCGERLESGGSLRLHLQTHRDHSRTCDICGKKFPSIRAQETHRRLHTGEKPFRCDVCGKGFSQKGNMATHARTHAAEKPFSCGVCSKEFSHAGSLERHGKAHAGDVGDAGDAGPPLLSCHVCGEAFNKSAELRRHARSHRPDAKPPGPGRRRTSSRTPSHRCSVCGSVFHNRANFLRHAETHLTDPEWRCGVCGEHAESSASLQLHIQTHKETGRVCDVCGLSVRDMAVHLKTHSDQKPFSCPDCGKDFPRKGSLERHRKLHAGERPYICEFCGKTFVENTVLKRHIKSHTGGKPRIYACDICGKKFTMSQHLDVHKRIHTGEKPYACRVCGKRFRQIGNLDSHTRIHTGEKPFVCSLCGKTFRQKISLETHERFHKKEKAFGCPLCSKGFVQKIDLKRHLLTHSGEKPYTCRVCTKRYQEKRSLDAHMKVHAAAEAPTQPDAEAAAQAATLLPSLKRQDGDFIQL comes from the exons ATGAAGCACGCCGAGAAGCACCTGGCGGAGGCGCCGTGTGTCTGCGGCCTGTGCGGCGAGCGTCTGGAGTCCGGCGGCTCTCTGCGGCTGCACCTGCAGACGCACCGTGACCACAGCCGCACCTGTGACATCTGCGGCAAGAAGTTCCCGTCCATCCGCGCTCAGGAGACGCACCGGCGGCTGCACACCGGCGAGAAGCCGTTCCGCTGCGACGTCTGCGGGAAAGGCTTCAGCCAGAAGGGCAACATGGCGACGCACGCCCGCACGCACGCCGCCGAGAAGCCCTTCAGCTGCGGCGTCTGCAGCAAAGAGTTCAGCCATGCCGGGTCGCTGGAGCGCCACGGTAAGGCGCACGCCGGGGACGTCGGGGACGCCGGAGACGCCGGGCCACCGCTCCTCAGCTGCCACGTCTGCGGTGAAGCTTTCAACAAGAGCGCCGAGCTGCGGCGGCACGCACGCAGCCACCGGCCGGACGCCAAG CCTCCGGGGCCTGGCAGGCGCAGGACCTCCAGCCGGACGCCGTCCCACCGCTGCAGCGTCTGCGGCAGCGTCTTCCACAACAGAGCCAACTTTCTGCGTCACGCGGAGACGCACCTGACCGACCCCGAGTGGCGCTGCGGTGTCTGTGGCGAGCACGCCGAGTCCTCCGCCTCGCTGCAGCTGCACATCCAGACCCACAAGGAGACGGGCCGCGTCTGCGACGTCTGCGGCCTAAGCGTCCGGGACATGGCGGTCCACCTAAAGACACACAGCGACCAGAAGCCCTTCAGCTGCCCCGACTGCGGGAAGGACTTCCCCAGGAAGGGCTCGCTGGAGAGGCACAGGAAGCTGCACGCCGGCGAGCGCCCGTACATCTGCGAGTTCTGCGGCAAGACGTTCGTGGAGAACACGGTGCTGAAGAGGCACATCAAGAGCCACACGGGGGGGAAGCCGCGCATCTACGCCTGCGACATCTGCGGGAAGAAGTTCACCATGAGCCAACACCTGGACGTGCACAAGAGGATCCACACGGGCGAGAAGCCGTACGCCTGCCGCGTCTGCGGGAAGCGCTTCCGGCAGATCGGGAACCTGGACTCGCACACGCGGATCCACACGGGCGAGAAGCCGTTTGTCTGCAGCCTCTGTGGGAAGACCTTCCGCCAGAAAATCTCGCTGGAGACGCACGAGCGCTTCCACAAGAAGGAGAAGGCGTTCGGCTGCCCGCTGTGCAGCAAGGGCTTCGTGCAGAAGATCGACCTGAAGAGACACCTGCTGACGCACAGCGGCGAGAAGCCGTACACCTGCCGCGTCTGCACCAAGCGCTACCAGGAGAAACGCTCGCTGGACGCGCACATGAAGGTGCACGCCGCCGCCGAAGCCCCCACGCAGCCGGACGCCGAAGCCGCCGCGCAGGCAGCGACGCTGCTGCCCAGCCTCAAACGTCAGGACGGAGACTTCATCCAGCTGTGA
- the LOC117956475 gene encoding gastrula zinc finger protein XlCGF26.1-like isoform X1 — protein sequence MKHAEKHLAEAPCVCGLCGERLESGGSLRLHLQTHRDHSRTCDICGKKFPSIRAQETHRRLHTGEKPFRCDVCGKGFSQKGNMATHARTHAAEKPFSCGVCSKEFSHAGSLERHGKAHAGDVGDAGDAGPPLLSCHVCGEAFNKSAELRRHARSHRPDAKQPPGPGRRRTSSRTPSHRCSVCGSVFHNRANFLRHAETHLTDPEWRCGVCGEHAESSASLQLHIQTHKETGRVCDVCGLSVRDMAVHLKTHSDQKPFSCPDCGKDFPRKGSLERHRKLHAGERPYICEFCGKTFVENTVLKRHIKSHTGGKPRIYACDICGKKFTMSQHLDVHKRIHTGEKPYACRVCGKRFRQIGNLDSHTRIHTGEKPFVCSLCGKTFRQKISLETHERFHKKEKAFGCPLCSKGFVQKIDLKRHLLTHSGEKPYTCRVCTKRYQEKRSLDAHMKVHAAAEAPTQPDAEAAAQAATLLPSLKRQDGDFIQL from the exons ATGAAGCACGCCGAGAAGCACCTGGCGGAGGCGCCGTGTGTCTGCGGCCTGTGCGGCGAGCGTCTGGAGTCCGGCGGCTCTCTGCGGCTGCACCTGCAGACGCACCGTGACCACAGCCGCACCTGTGACATCTGCGGCAAGAAGTTCCCGTCCATCCGCGCTCAGGAGACGCACCGGCGGCTGCACACCGGCGAGAAGCCGTTCCGCTGCGACGTCTGCGGGAAAGGCTTCAGCCAGAAGGGCAACATGGCGACGCACGCCCGCACGCACGCCGCCGAGAAGCCCTTCAGCTGCGGCGTCTGCAGCAAAGAGTTCAGCCATGCCGGGTCGCTGGAGCGCCACGGTAAGGCGCACGCCGGGGACGTCGGGGACGCCGGAGACGCCGGGCCACCGCTCCTCAGCTGCCACGTCTGCGGTGAAGCTTTCAACAAGAGCGCCGAGCTGCGGCGGCACGCACGCAGCCACCGGCCGGACGCCAAG CAGCCTCCGGGGCCTGGCAGGCGCAGGACCTCCAGCCGGACGCCGTCCCACCGCTGCAGCGTCTGCGGCAGCGTCTTCCACAACAGAGCCAACTTTCTGCGTCACGCGGAGACGCACCTGACCGACCCCGAGTGGCGCTGCGGTGTCTGTGGCGAGCACGCCGAGTCCTCCGCCTCGCTGCAGCTGCACATCCAGACCCACAAGGAGACGGGCCGCGTCTGCGACGTCTGCGGCCTAAGCGTCCGGGACATGGCGGTCCACCTAAAGACACACAGCGACCAGAAGCCCTTCAGCTGCCCCGACTGCGGGAAGGACTTCCCCAGGAAGGGCTCGCTGGAGAGGCACAGGAAGCTGCACGCCGGCGAGCGCCCGTACATCTGCGAGTTCTGCGGCAAGACGTTCGTGGAGAACACGGTGCTGAAGAGGCACATCAAGAGCCACACGGGGGGGAAGCCGCGCATCTACGCCTGCGACATCTGCGGGAAGAAGTTCACCATGAGCCAACACCTGGACGTGCACAAGAGGATCCACACGGGCGAGAAGCCGTACGCCTGCCGCGTCTGCGGGAAGCGCTTCCGGCAGATCGGGAACCTGGACTCGCACACGCGGATCCACACGGGCGAGAAGCCGTTTGTCTGCAGCCTCTGTGGGAAGACCTTCCGCCAGAAAATCTCGCTGGAGACGCACGAGCGCTTCCACAAGAAGGAGAAGGCGTTCGGCTGCCCGCTGTGCAGCAAGGGCTTCGTGCAGAAGATCGACCTGAAGAGACACCTGCTGACGCACAGCGGCGAGAAGCCGTACACCTGCCGCGTCTGCACCAAGCGCTACCAGGAGAAACGCTCGCTGGACGCGCACATGAAGGTGCACGCCGCCGCCGAAGCCCCCACGCAGCCGGACGCCGAAGCCGCCGCGCAGGCAGCGACGCTGCTGCCCAGCCTCAAACGTCAGGACGGAGACTTCATCCAGCTGTGA